A single window of Jiangella alkaliphila DNA harbors:
- a CDS encoding nucleoside hydrolase: MVVDTDCGIDDALALLYLAGRRAEGELCAVTTVHGNAPVDAVVANAGHVLGLAGRADVPDAVGAAGPLGGAPLRTAPGTHGADGLGDVVAARTPPRVVVDAPAAEYLAGLARDRPGHYDLLTLGPLTNVALALDLEPALLTLFRSVVVMGGPGPDETNVRRDPEAAGRVLRAPAPAGRLTVVGVDVTATVVVGDDAVRRLRAAGREPAGFAAALVERYRSIRERTVTPVHDVLAAALLLRPDWITASRPGPPVVVTDVDRVAFLAGFLDTLTMDFG, encoded by the coding sequence GTGGTTGTCGACACCGACTGCGGCATCGACGACGCACTGGCCCTGCTCTACCTGGCCGGACGGCGTGCGGAGGGTGAGCTGTGCGCCGTCACGACGGTGCACGGCAACGCGCCGGTCGACGCCGTGGTCGCGAACGCCGGGCACGTGCTCGGGCTGGCCGGGCGGGCGGACGTGCCGGACGCCGTAGGCGCGGCGGGACCGCTCGGCGGCGCGCCGCTGCGGACCGCGCCGGGGACGCATGGCGCCGACGGACTGGGCGACGTCGTCGCGGCGAGGACGCCGCCGCGGGTCGTCGTCGACGCACCGGCCGCCGAGTACCTGGCCGGCCTCGCCCGCGACCGGCCCGGCCACTACGACCTGCTGACGCTCGGCCCACTGACCAACGTCGCGCTGGCGCTGGACCTGGAGCCGGCGCTGCTGACGCTGTTCCGGTCGGTCGTGGTGATGGGCGGGCCGGGGCCGGACGAGACCAACGTCCGGCGCGACCCCGAGGCGGCCGGCCGGGTGCTGCGCGCGCCCGCGCCGGCTGGCCGGCTCACCGTCGTCGGGGTGGACGTCACCGCGACTGTCGTGGTCGGCGACGACGCCGTGCGGCGGCTGCGCGCCGCCGGGAGGGAGCCGGCCGGGTTCGCCGCCGCGCTGGTCGAGCGGTACCGGTCGATCCGGGAACGCACGGTCACCCCGGTGCACGACGTGCTGGCCGCGGCGCTGCTGCTGCGACCGGACTGGATCACGGCGAGCCGTCCCGGCCCGCCGGTCGTCGTGACCGACGTGGACCGGGTGGCGTTCCTCGCCGGCTTCCTCGACACGTTGACGATGGATTTTGGATAA
- a CDS encoding putative F420-0 ABC transporter substrate-binding protein — protein MRAALVVVAAGALALAGCSSSDGDDDDATEAASTAGAGEFAPVTVDNCGFEVTVDSPPERVVTIKSTATEMMLALGLADRLAGTAFADGPVPDEYAGDLDDVPVLSDDAPGQEALLDVEPDFVYGGWESNFGADTAGERPSLADFGVATYVSPAACQEPEYQPNPMTFDELFAEIHEVASFFDATEAADALVAEQQALLDQVDAPGDGLTALWYSSGEDAPFVGGDIGAPAMMMRELGVENIFADVDATWSNVSWEQIIDRNPDVIVLVDAAWNTADSKIERLEGNPATAALPAVAEQRYLTLPFPAAEAGVRNAQAVVDLAAQLEELGL, from the coding sequence TTGCGTGCTGCCCTCGTCGTCGTCGCGGCGGGCGCGCTCGCGCTGGCCGGCTGCTCGTCCTCCGATGGCGACGACGACGACGCGACCGAGGCCGCGTCGACCGCCGGCGCCGGTGAGTTCGCGCCGGTCACCGTCGACAACTGCGGCTTCGAGGTTACCGTCGACAGCCCGCCCGAGCGCGTCGTCACCATCAAGTCGACGGCCACCGAGATGATGCTCGCCCTCGGCCTCGCCGACCGGCTGGCCGGCACCGCGTTCGCCGACGGCCCCGTCCCCGACGAGTACGCCGGCGACCTCGACGACGTCCCCGTCCTGTCCGACGACGCCCCCGGCCAGGAGGCGCTGCTCGACGTCGAGCCCGACTTCGTCTACGGCGGCTGGGAGAGCAACTTCGGCGCCGACACCGCCGGTGAGCGGCCGTCGCTGGCCGACTTCGGCGTCGCGACGTACGTGTCGCCGGCCGCCTGCCAGGAGCCCGAGTATCAGCCGAACCCGATGACGTTCGACGAGCTGTTCGCCGAGATCCACGAGGTCGCCTCGTTCTTCGACGCCACCGAGGCCGCCGACGCGCTGGTCGCGGAGCAGCAGGCGCTGCTGGACCAGGTCGACGCGCCCGGCGACGGCCTGACGGCGCTCTGGTACTCCTCCGGCGAGGACGCGCCGTTCGTCGGCGGTGACATCGGCGCGCCCGCGATGATGATGCGCGAGCTCGGCGTCGAGAACATCTTCGCCGACGTCGACGCCACCTGGTCGAACGTCAGCTGGGAGCAGATCATCGACCGGAACCCCGACGTGATCGTCCTGGTCGACGCCGCGTGGAACACCGCCGACAGCAAGATCGAGCGGCTCGAGGGCAACCCGGCGACCGCCGCGCTGCCGGCCGTCGCCGAGCAGCGGTACCTGACGTTGCCGTTCCCGGCCGCCGAGGCCGGCGTCCGCAACGCCCAGGCCGTCGTCGACCTCGCCGCGCAGCTGGAGGAGCTGGGCCTGTGA